Proteins encoded together in one Chitinophaga varians window:
- the metG gene encoding methionine--tRNA ligase → MGNFNRYLITAALPYANGPVHIGHLAGCYLPADIYVRYLRAKKADVKFICGSDEHGVPITIKAMKENVTPQDVVDRYHKIIGDSFAAMGISFDIFARTSAPIHHTTASDFFLKMYNDGLFEEKESEQYFDPEKQVFLADRYIVGTCPKCGNDKAYGDQCERCGTSLSPDELINPHSALSNAVPVKKATKHWYMPLQNYEPWLKEWLLEGHKDWKNNVYGQCKSWLDSGLQSRAMTRDSNWGIKVPLPDAEGKVLYVWFDAPIGYISATKELTPDWANYWCKEDTKLVHFIGKDNIVFHCIIFPAMLKAHGGFVLPENVPANEFLNIEGEKVSTSRNWAVWVHDYIKDFPDQQDVLRYVLCSTAPETKDNDFTWKDFQTRNNSELVNNLGNFVNRTMVLTHKLCGGKVPRFHEEVADDTDREMLAAFQAAKESVETSLEAYRFREALGAVMEFSTKGNTYMQKKEPWILAKAMENIKAGKPAGDYTEADLPVLQMKIDNSLHICLQLMANLAIFTHPFMPFTSRKICHLLKVVDRMLEWENAGSAKLVSVGYSLREPELLFKKIEDDVIAAQVEKLHAGLVKPVAEAAAAPAAAEKPAAPAKAEIQYDDFAKLDLRVGTIIQAEKVEKADKLLKLLVDIGTEQRTVVSGIAMHFNPAEIIGKQVTLVANLAPRKMRGIESQGMILMAEDNGKLVFVNPAETVAPGSGVS, encoded by the coding sequence ATGGGAAATTTTAACAGATATCTAATAACTGCGGCATTACCTTATGCCAATGGCCCCGTCCACATTGGGCACCTGGCCGGCTGCTACCTGCCCGCGGATATTTACGTGCGTTATCTGCGCGCTAAAAAGGCAGACGTGAAATTTATTTGCGGTTCTGATGAACACGGGGTACCTATCACCATCAAAGCGATGAAGGAAAACGTAACCCCGCAGGACGTGGTAGACCGTTACCACAAGATCATCGGCGACAGCTTCGCCGCCATGGGCATCTCTTTCGATATTTTCGCACGCACCAGCGCTCCCATACACCATACCACTGCGTCCGACTTTTTCCTGAAGATGTACAATGACGGCCTCTTTGAAGAAAAAGAATCAGAACAGTACTTCGACCCGGAAAAACAGGTTTTCCTGGCCGACCGCTATATTGTCGGTACCTGCCCCAAATGCGGCAACGACAAAGCCTATGGCGACCAATGTGAACGCTGCGGCACTTCCCTGAGCCCGGATGAACTGATCAACCCGCACTCTGCGCTCAGCAACGCCGTACCGGTCAAAAAAGCCACGAAACACTGGTACATGCCCCTCCAGAACTATGAGCCATGGCTGAAAGAGTGGCTGCTGGAAGGTCATAAGGACTGGAAAAACAACGTGTACGGCCAATGTAAAAGCTGGCTGGACTCCGGTCTGCAAAGCCGCGCCATGACGCGTGACAGCAACTGGGGCATCAAAGTGCCCCTGCCGGACGCTGAAGGCAAAGTGCTGTATGTATGGTTCGATGCGCCGATCGGTTATATCTCCGCCACCAAAGAACTGACGCCTGACTGGGCCAACTACTGGTGCAAGGAAGACACCAAACTGGTGCACTTCATCGGAAAAGATAATATCGTGTTCCACTGTATCATCTTCCCGGCCATGCTGAAAGCCCACGGCGGATTTGTACTGCCGGAAAACGTACCGGCCAACGAATTCCTGAACATCGAAGGGGAAAAAGTGTCCACCTCCCGCAACTGGGCGGTATGGGTACACGATTACATCAAGGATTTCCCTGACCAGCAGGACGTGCTCCGTTATGTGCTGTGCAGCACCGCACCGGAAACAAAAGACAACGACTTTACCTGGAAAGATTTCCAGACCCGCAATAACAGCGAACTGGTAAACAACCTGGGCAATTTCGTGAACCGTACCATGGTGCTCACGCATAAACTGTGTGGTGGCAAAGTGCCGCGTTTCCATGAAGAAGTGGCGGATGATACAGATCGCGAAATGCTCGCCGCTTTCCAGGCTGCCAAAGAAAGCGTGGAAACCAGCCTCGAAGCCTATCGTTTCCGTGAAGCGCTGGGCGCTGTAATGGAATTCTCTACCAAAGGGAATACCTATATGCAGAAGAAAGAGCCGTGGATACTGGCCAAAGCAATGGAAAATATCAAAGCAGGTAAGCCTGCCGGCGATTATACCGAAGCGGATTTGCCTGTGTTACAGATGAAAATAGACAACAGCCTGCATATCTGTCTGCAGCTGATGGCTAACCTGGCCATCTTTACCCATCCGTTTATGCCATTCACTTCCCGGAAGATATGCCATCTCCTGAAAGTGGTGGACCGTATGCTGGAATGGGAAAATGCCGGCAGCGCCAAACTGGTGAGCGTAGGCTATTCCCTGCGGGAACCGGAACTGCTGTTCAAGAAAATTGAAGACGATGTGATCGCTGCACAGGTAGAGAAACTGCACGCAGGCCTCGTTAAACCGGTCGCAGAAGCAGCTGCCGCCCCGGCTGCCGCAGAGAAGCCTGCCGCTCCGGCCAAAGCGGAAATACAGTACGACGATTTCGCGAAGCTCGATCTGCGCGTAGGTACCATCATACAGGCGGAAAAAGTGGAAAAAGCGGATAAACTGCTCAAACTGCTGGTAGACATCGGTACAGAACAACGTACAGTCGTTTCCGGTATAGCCATGCATTTTAATCCGGCTGAGATCATCGGCAAACAGGTGACACTGGTGGCCAACCTGGCTCCCCGGAAAATGCGTGGAATCGAAAGCCAGGGCATGATCCTCATGGCGGAAGACAACGGTAAACTGGTATTTGTGAACCCGGCAGAAACAGTCGCTCCCGGTAGCGGCGTGAGCTGA
- a CDS encoding HesA/MoeB/ThiF family protein: MTLSEKELQHFKHPIAVPGVGIDMQEKLKNARVLVVGAGGLGSPVLQYLSASGVGVIGIADYGVINDEDMHRQPVYQMQDIRKHKAKMAASRLWAVNPYTKHYPMLVQAKPENIALLLPGFDLVIDCSQHLPTHLLLNDACVKHELPLVIGEVHNWQAWYGGFNMPLPDGSRSATYRCALDLTEEYRNFDAGALGATHGATGMHIVLEVLKYLMDVPGGLAGKLYGKDYLHNLTTVHELTVNAEVLENTRAAGILTAEDYGLEIVPDVED; the protein is encoded by the coding sequence ATGACATTAAGTGAAAAAGAACTGCAGCATTTTAAACATCCTATCGCAGTGCCCGGCGTAGGCATCGATATGCAGGAAAAACTGAAAAACGCCCGTGTACTGGTGGTTGGCGCCGGCGGCCTTGGCAGCCCGGTATTGCAGTACCTCAGCGCCAGCGGCGTTGGCGTGATCGGCATTGCGGACTATGGCGTGATCAACGATGAAGATATGCACCGTCAGCCTGTCTACCAGATGCAGGATATCCGCAAACATAAAGCGAAAATGGCCGCCAGCAGGCTCTGGGCGGTCAATCCTTACACCAAACATTACCCGATGCTGGTACAGGCCAAGCCCGAAAATATCGCGCTGCTGCTGCCTGGCTTCGACCTGGTGATCGATTGTTCCCAGCACCTGCCTACACATCTGCTGCTCAACGATGCCTGTGTGAAACATGAACTCCCGCTGGTGATCGGTGAAGTACATAACTGGCAAGCCTGGTACGGCGGTTTTAATATGCCTTTGCCCGATGGCAGCAGGTCCGCCACTTACCGCTGCGCACTGGACCTGACAGAAGAATACCGCAACTTCGACGCGGGCGCACTGGGCGCCACACACGGCGCCACCGGCATGCACATCGTGCTGGAAGTGCTCAAATACCTGATGGACGTGCCTGGAGGCCTCGCCGGTAAGTTATACGGTAAAGATTACCTGCACAACCTCACCACTGTTCACGAGCTGACCGTCAATGCGGAAGTGCTGGAAAACACGCGTGCCGCAGGTATCCTCACGGCAGAAGATTACGGCCTGGAGATCGTTCCGGATGTGGAAGATTAA
- a CDS encoding sensor histidine kinase codes for MIPLKKIFPVIVVLITLSLLGIIYIQVSWIKNAIAIKKEQLVERSINMITDVQRDMLSTRQTYIMFRLNNKKDPAVTKGFSLDMDRPVAYVPAMSDIYNPQQLRELIQSKMRKNHLDSTRFEFAILAPIEGIGSQLKLHSANFERAYRENEKDSVSERKRYQVTYMPLEDMLNLSPQTESLMIIMPSDDSIARQLGLMITGSILFTLIIVTAFALTVRTLLNQKKLSEIKSDFINNMTHELKTPLATISLAIDAIGNEKVMSNTEKIRYFSGIIKEENKRMNKQVESILQSALLEKDEIGLKLQAMDVHQVIRNTTDNLQLQLAAKNGVVDLQLDAINPVIMADDVHFSNVVFNLLDNAIKYSKEDLEVKIQTYNTRKSLFIIFTDNGIGMSRDTISRIFEKFYRAHTGNVHNVKGFGLGLTYVKAIVDAHKGKIKVESTLGKGSKFTLEFPQE; via the coding sequence ATGATACCACTAAAGAAAATTTTCCCTGTAATCGTCGTCCTGATCACCTTGTCTCTCCTGGGCATTATCTATATCCAGGTGAGCTGGATCAAAAACGCCATCGCCATCAAAAAGGAACAACTGGTGGAACGGTCCATCAACATGATCACGGACGTACAACGTGATATGCTGAGCACCAGGCAGACCTACATCATGTTCCGCCTCAACAACAAAAAGGACCCGGCCGTCACCAAAGGGTTTTCGCTGGACATGGACCGGCCCGTGGCCTACGTGCCCGCCATGAGCGATATCTACAATCCGCAGCAATTGCGGGAACTCATACAGTCCAAAATGAGGAAAAACCACCTCGATTCTACCCGTTTTGAATTTGCCATCCTCGCGCCTATTGAAGGTATCGGTTCCCAGCTCAAACTGCATTCCGCCAATTTTGAACGGGCCTACCGGGAAAATGAAAAAGACAGTGTCAGCGAACGGAAACGCTATCAGGTGACCTATATGCCGCTGGAAGATATGCTCAACCTCAGCCCGCAAACGGAAAGCCTCATGATCATCATGCCATCGGACGATTCCATTGCCCGGCAACTGGGCCTGATGATCACCGGCAGCATCCTGTTTACCCTCATCATCGTCACCGCCTTTGCCCTGACCGTCCGCACCCTGCTGAACCAGAAAAAACTCTCGGAAATAAAATCGGACTTTATCAATAACATGACGCATGAGCTGAAAACACCGCTGGCCACTATTTCCCTGGCCATCGACGCCATCGGCAATGAAAAAGTGATGAGCAATACCGAAAAAATCCGCTATTTCTCCGGCATCATCAAGGAAGAAAACAAAAGGATGAACAAACAGGTGGAAAGCATCCTGCAATCGGCACTGCTGGAAAAAGATGAAATAGGCCTGAAACTACAGGCCATGGACGTGCACCAGGTGATCCGCAACACCACCGACAACCTGCAGCTGCAGCTGGCCGCCAAAAACGGCGTGGTAGACCTTCAGCTGGACGCCATCAACCCGGTGATCATGGCGGATGACGTACATTTCTCGAACGTGGTGTTCAACCTGCTGGACAATGCCATCAAATATTCAAAAGAGGACCTGGAAGTCAAAATACAGACCTACAATACCCGCAAAAGCCTGTTTATCATCTTCACAGACAACGGTATTGGTATGAGCCGGGATACTATTTCCCGTATCTTTGAAAAATTCTACCGCGCCCACACCGGCAACGTGCACAACGTAAAAGGTTTCGGCCTAGGCCTCACCTATGTAAAGGCGATCGTAGATGCCCACAAAGGAAAAATAAAAGTGGAAAGCACCCTGGGGAAAGGCAGTAAGTTCACCCTGGAGTTTCCACAGGAATAG
- a CDS encoding LD-carboxypeptidase has protein sequence MVKIPPYLKKGDLIGVMCPSSKMELQAAEYAAGVLSSWGYRVHLGITVGTSFHNFSAPDELRLEELQDMLDDPEIKAVVFGRGGYGMVCILDKLDFTRFRKHPKWLCGYSDVTTLHAHIHERYGIPTIHSMMCSGITPETIDNEYVNSLAAVLKGKSYRYTTPSHTLNREGSASGLLVGGNLSLLANVSGSKSQIDTKDKILVLEDIGEYRYNIDRMMYNLKRAGWLDKLAGLVVGSFTDGKETTTPFGQTEYEIIHNMVKEYDYPVCFGFPCGHQPENYALKLGVKHDLKVGELRSTLVCK, from the coding sequence ATGGTAAAAATTCCGCCATATCTGAAAAAAGGCGATCTGATTGGAGTGATGTGCCCCAGCAGCAAAATGGAACTACAGGCGGCTGAATATGCTGCCGGCGTGTTGTCATCCTGGGGATACCGGGTACATCTGGGCATTACCGTGGGTACCAGCTTTCACAATTTTTCCGCACCGGACGAACTTCGGCTGGAAGAGCTGCAGGACATGCTGGACGATCCGGAAATTAAAGCGGTCGTGTTCGGACGCGGTGGTTATGGCATGGTGTGTATTCTTGACAAACTTGATTTCACCCGCTTCCGCAAGCATCCTAAATGGCTCTGTGGCTACAGCGATGTGACCACCCTCCATGCCCATATCCATGAACGTTACGGCATTCCTACCATTCATTCCATGATGTGTAGCGGCATTACGCCTGAAACAATTGATAATGAATATGTAAACAGCCTCGCCGCTGTGCTGAAAGGCAAATCATACCGCTATACTACGCCCTCGCATACACTAAACCGCGAAGGCAGCGCTTCCGGCCTGCTGGTAGGTGGCAACCTGTCCCTGCTGGCCAATGTTTCCGGCAGCAAATCGCAGATCGATACCAAAGATAAAATCCTCGTCCTCGAAGATATCGGAGAATACCGCTATAATATCGACAGGATGATGTACAACCTCAAACGTGCCGGGTGGCTCGACAAGCTCGCCGGGCTGGTAGTAGGCTCCTTCACGGATGGTAAGGAAACCACCACTCCTTTTGGCCAGACGGAATATGAAATTATTCACAATATGGTGAAGGAATATGACTATCCCGTTTGTTTCGGTTTCCCCTGCGGACACCAGCCGGAGAACTATGCCCTGAAGCTGGGCGTGAAACACGATCTGAAGGTAGGGGAACTGCGCTCCACTTTGGTTTGCAAATGA
- a CDS encoding YqgE/AlgH family protein: protein MVSLAPGILLIADPFLKDPNFARTVIFVCENDEKGSFGFVINRLFDQTLDALIPDVIYPGIPVHYGGPVQVDTIHFLHQMPDQIPGGMQVVPGVYWGGRFDDVVELLNKGALDLQKIKFFIGYSGWTAGQLEEELREKSWIPSESTPALVFDPREQQIWQQALRNLGSNFAMMANFPIDPSLN from the coding sequence ATGGTTAGTCTGGCGCCCGGTATTTTGCTTATAGCCGATCCTTTTCTGAAAGATCCCAATTTTGCACGTACGGTGATTTTTGTGTGTGAAAATGACGAAAAGGGCAGTTTTGGCTTCGTTATCAACAGGTTATTTGACCAGACCCTCGACGCGTTGATCCCTGACGTCATTTATCCGGGTATTCCGGTGCATTATGGCGGCCCTGTGCAGGTGGACACGATACATTTTTTACATCAGATGCCTGACCAGATCCCGGGTGGGATGCAGGTGGTGCCGGGGGTATATTGGGGCGGCCGGTTTGACGATGTGGTGGAGTTATTGAACAAAGGGGCGCTGGACCTGCAGAAGATCAAGTTTTTCATTGGTTATTCCGGCTGGACGGCCGGTCAGCTGGAAGAGGAGTTGCGGGAGAAGTCGTGGATACCTTCTGAGAGCACCCCGGCGTTGGTGTTTGACCCACGGGAGCAGCAAATATGGCAGCAGGCGTTGAGAAATCTTGGCAGTAATTTCGCCATGATGGCAAATTTTCCCATTGATCCTTCCTTAAATTAA
- a CDS encoding ABC transporter permease, with protein MKQLLYTEWLKVKNYRTFWIMLLVAVIMIPAGNYVPADIMSSRELNQATKMLGQTPFGFPTVWQTVANISSYMTALFGLMLIILVTNEYTFRTSRQNIIDGWERRQFVYAKLIWVLLLSVLALVVAILTAVVLGFAYGSNAISLEGFSYLWYYWLQLVLALSLALLLAVLVKRAGFAMAIFLGYTMMLEQTLVLLLKRYVGPVGGLLPLQTGDELLPFPLVGKMVAASSDRYDDSIYLLFLVGYIALVIYLVFRKVLKSDL; from the coding sequence ATGAAACAATTACTCTATACCGAATGGCTGAAAGTGAAGAACTACCGCACTTTCTGGATAATGCTGCTGGTCGCGGTGATCATGATACCGGCCGGAAACTACGTGCCGGCGGACATTATGTCGAGCCGCGAACTCAACCAGGCAACAAAAATGCTGGGACAAACACCTTTTGGTTTTCCGACCGTCTGGCAAACCGTTGCCAACATCAGCAGCTACATGACAGCTTTGTTTGGGCTGATGCTGATTATTTTGGTCACGAACGAATATACTTTCCGTACCAGCCGTCAGAACATCATCGACGGATGGGAACGCCGCCAGTTTGTATATGCCAAACTGATATGGGTACTGCTGTTATCTGTATTAGCCCTGGTGGTGGCCATACTGACTGCCGTGGTCCTTGGTTTCGCCTATGGCAGCAACGCCATCAGCCTGGAAGGTTTCAGCTATCTTTGGTACTACTGGTTACAGCTGGTGCTGGCACTGAGCCTGGCGTTGTTGCTGGCCGTGCTGGTAAAAAGGGCGGGGTTCGCCATGGCTATTTTCCTCGGTTATACCATGATGCTGGAACAAACGCTGGTATTGTTGCTCAAACGTTATGTAGGTCCCGTTGGCGGCCTGTTGCCGCTGCAAACCGGCGATGAGCTGCTGCCTTTCCCGTTGGTCGGAAAAATGGTCGCAGCCAGCAGTGACCGGTACGATGACAGCATTTATTTGTTATTCCTGGTAGGGTACATTGCGCTGGTCATCTACCTGGTTTTCAGGAAAGTATTAAAATCGGATTTGTAA
- a CDS encoding ABC transporter ATP-binding protein: protein MSILSIQNISKKFGAVQALSGVSFDVPQGAVYGILGPNGSGKTTLLGIVTDVLKADTGSFTLFDQAASARQRRQIGTLLETPNFYHYLSGYRNLEIAAAIKQRDKNDIARVLELCGLTARQHATFKTYSLGMKQRLAIASVMLGDPEVLILDEPTNGLDPAGIAEVRELVRNLAGAGKTIILASHLLDEVEKVCTHVAILRNGKLLLSGSVDVVISRHDYLELGAADNEALKSALLAYPGCTSVQLNGNVVVAVFNASPEPAQVNNYLAQQGIWLQHLQLRKKSLEKAFLEITNDPA from the coding sequence GTGTCTATCCTGTCCATACAAAATATCTCAAAGAAGTTCGGCGCCGTACAGGCTTTGTCCGGTGTGTCTTTCGACGTGCCGCAGGGCGCCGTGTACGGTATCCTTGGTCCGAACGGGAGCGGTAAAACCACCCTGCTGGGCATTGTGACCGATGTCCTGAAAGCCGATACCGGCAGCTTCACGCTGTTCGATCAGGCCGCCTCTGCCCGGCAACGCCGGCAGATAGGGACTTTGCTGGAAACACCCAATTTTTACCACTATCTCAGCGGATACCGTAACCTCGAGATAGCTGCCGCGATCAAACAACGCGATAAAAATGATATCGCCCGCGTGCTGGAGCTGTGCGGCCTCACCGCCAGACAACATGCCACCTTCAAAACCTACTCCCTGGGGATGAAACAGCGACTGGCCATCGCGTCTGTCATGCTGGGCGACCCGGAAGTATTGATACTCGATGAGCCTACGAACGGACTAGATCCCGCCGGTATCGCGGAAGTGAGGGAGCTGGTGCGTAACCTGGCCGGAGCGGGTAAGACCATTATCCTCGCCAGCCACCTGCTGGACGAAGTGGAGAAAGTATGTACCCATGTGGCCATTCTGCGCAACGGAAAACTGCTGCTCTCCGGCAGCGTAGACGTCGTGATCAGCCGGCATGATTACCTGGAACTGGGCGCTGCAGATAATGAAGCGCTTAAATCCGCACTGCTGGCATATCCTGGCTGCACCAGCGTGCAGCTCAACGGCAACGTGGTGGTGGCGGTGTTCAATGCATCGCCGGAACCGGCGCAGGTCAACAACTACCTGGCACAACAGGGCATCTGGCTGCAGCACCTGCAACTCCGCAAAAAGAGCCTCGAAAAAGCATTTCTGGAAATAACCAACGATCCCGCATGA
- the surE gene encoding 5'/3'-nucleotidase SurE: MEKQERIILVTNDDGITAPGIRALIEAVRPLGKVVVVAPDSPQSGMGHAITIGVPLRLNQVNIFEDIEAWQCSGTPVDCVKLARDKILHRKPDICVSGINHGANHSINVIYSGTMSAAMEAAIEGIPSAGFSFLEYSYDADFSLPAKVAREVTERMLASELPAGSLFNVNIPVVEEKDFKGLRLCRQADAKWVEEFDERRDPHGKKYYWLTGQFKNRDVGEDTDVWALENNYASVVPVQFDLTNYKLKKQLEESWKDL, encoded by the coding sequence ATGGAAAAACAGGAGCGCATCATATTAGTGACAAACGACGACGGTATAACGGCGCCGGGTATACGGGCTTTGATTGAAGCAGTGCGGCCGTTGGGAAAAGTAGTGGTAGTGGCACCGGACAGCCCGCAGTCGGGCATGGGGCACGCCATTACGATTGGTGTTCCTTTGCGTTTGAACCAGGTAAATATTTTTGAAGATATAGAAGCGTGGCAATGTTCCGGTACACCGGTAGATTGCGTGAAACTGGCGAGAGATAAAATACTGCATCGTAAACCGGATATCTGCGTAAGCGGTATTAATCACGGTGCTAACCACTCTATCAACGTGATCTATTCCGGCACCATGTCGGCAGCCATGGAAGCAGCTATTGAAGGCATTCCTTCAGCAGGCTTTTCTTTCCTGGAATACAGCTATGACGCCGATTTTTCACTGCCCGCCAAAGTGGCCCGTGAGGTGACAGAACGGATGCTGGCTTCTGAGCTGCCGGCCGGAAGCCTGTTCAATGTGAACATTCCGGTGGTGGAGGAAAAAGATTTCAAAGGACTCCGCCTTTGCCGGCAGGCAGATGCCAAATGGGTAGAGGAATTCGACGAACGCCGCGACCCGCATGGCAAAAAGTACTACTGGCTCACCGGACAGTTCAAAAACAGGGACGTAGGAGAAGATACGGACGTATGGGCGCTGGAAAACAACTACGCGTCTGTGGTGCCGGTACAGTTTGACCTGACCAATTACAAGCTGAAGAAACAGCTGGAAGAATCCTGGAAGGATCTCTAA
- a CDS encoding 3-hydroxyacyl-CoA dehydrogenase/enoyl-CoA hydratase family protein → MQRHINKVAVLGSGVMGSRIACHFAGIGVQVLLLDIAPKELNDAEKKKNLSPESPAVKNRIVNDALQAAIKSNPSPVYTKDVIKRIKTGNFTDDMKRVAEVDWIIEVVVENLDIKKTVFEQVEKFRKPGTLITSNTSGIPIHLMTEGRSEDFQKHFCGTHFFNPPRYLRLLEIIPTPHTDPAVIDFLMHYGDLYLGKTTVLCKDTPAFIANRVGVYSIMAIFHIMQEMGLGIDEVDALTGPVIGRPKSATFRTADVVGIDTLVKVAKGVKENCPNDEEAAIFDIPAFLQKVVENNWLGDKTGQGFYKKTKGEGGKEILTLNLQTMEYGPKQKPKFASIDAAKPVEDLKQRLRMLAAATDKAGQFYQQFHARLFAYVSHRIPEIADDIYKVDDAMKAGFGWEIGPFESWDLLGVEASVKLIEEKGLTVAQWVKDMLAKGISSFYKVENGKKFYYDVASQAYKTVPGEGEFIILENFSNNIVWKNSACNLIDIGDGVVCFDWKTKMNTIGGEVLEGLNKAVDRAEKDFRGLVVGNEGTNFSAGANVGMIFMLAAEQEYDELDMAVRLFQRSTMRLRYSSIPVVVAPHALTLGGGCEMALHADKVQAAAETYIGLVELGVGLIPGGGGTKEMTLRASLEFKEGRIEEEPLKDYFMAVATAKVATSGFEGFDMGVLRKGHDEITMNASRLIADAKRSVIALADEGYTRPVERTDIKVMGRSALGALLAGVYAMRFGNYISDHDQKVANKLAYVMCGGDLTEPSFVSEQYLLDLEREAFLSLCGERKTLERLQSVIKTGKPVRN, encoded by the coding sequence ATGCAAAGACACATCAACAAAGTAGCCGTCCTCGGCTCGGGAGTAATGGGATCAAGAATTGCCTGCCACTTTGCAGGTATCGGCGTACAGGTTTTATTGCTGGATATAGCGCCGAAAGAGTTGAATGATGCTGAAAAGAAAAAGAACCTCTCGCCCGAGAGCCCCGCTGTGAAGAACCGGATCGTGAACGATGCGCTGCAAGCTGCCATTAAATCAAACCCTTCACCGGTATATACCAAAGATGTGATCAAACGCATCAAGACCGGCAACTTCACCGATGATATGAAACGCGTGGCAGAAGTGGATTGGATCATCGAAGTAGTGGTGGAAAACCTGGACATCAAAAAAACAGTTTTTGAACAGGTGGAGAAATTCCGCAAACCCGGTACCCTGATCACTTCCAATACGTCCGGCATTCCCATCCACCTGATGACAGAAGGCCGCAGTGAAGATTTTCAGAAACATTTCTGCGGCACCCACTTCTTTAACCCGCCCCGCTATCTCCGGCTGCTCGAAATTATACCCACTCCGCATACAGACCCCGCTGTGATTGATTTCCTCATGCACTACGGTGACCTGTACCTGGGTAAAACCACTGTGCTGTGTAAAGACACGCCGGCATTCATCGCCAACAGGGTGGGGGTGTATTCCATCATGGCCATTTTCCATATCATGCAGGAAATGGGACTGGGCATTGATGAAGTGGATGCGCTGACCGGCCCGGTGATAGGCCGTCCCAAATCCGCTACCTTCCGTACGGCAGACGTGGTAGGTATCGACACACTGGTGAAAGTGGCCAAAGGTGTAAAAGAAAACTGTCCCAATGATGAAGAGGCAGCCATCTTCGATATACCGGCCTTCCTGCAAAAAGTAGTGGAAAACAACTGGTTGGGTGATAAAACAGGGCAGGGCTTCTACAAGAAAACCAAAGGTGAAGGTGGTAAGGAAATTCTTACCCTTAACCTGCAAACGATGGAATACGGGCCTAAACAGAAACCCAAATTCGCCAGCATCGATGCAGCCAAGCCAGTGGAGGACCTGAAACAGCGCCTGCGTATGCTGGCAGCTGCCACAGACAAAGCCGGACAGTTTTATCAGCAGTTCCATGCACGGCTCTTCGCTTATGTGTCTCACCGCATTCCGGAAATAGCCGACGATATCTATAAAGTGGATGACGCCATGAAAGCCGGTTTCGGCTGGGAAATAGGGCCCTTCGAAAGCTGGGACCTGCTCGGGGTGGAAGCATCCGTTAAACTGATTGAGGAAAAAGGCCTCACCGTAGCGCAATGGGTAAAAGATATGCTGGCCAAAGGCATCAGCAGCTTCTACAAAGTTGAAAACGGTAAAAAATTCTATTACGATGTTGCCAGCCAGGCTTACAAAACGGTGCCGGGCGAAGGCGAATTCATTATACTGGAAAACTTCTCCAACAATATCGTCTGGAAAAACAGCGCCTGTAACCTGATAGACATCGGTGACGGCGTGGTATGTTTCGACTGGAAAACCAAGATGAACACCATCGGCGGTGAAGTGCTGGAAGGACTGAACAAAGCGGTGGACCGCGCGGAGAAAGACTTCCGCGGCCTTGTTGTAGGCAACGAAGGCACCAATTTCTCTGCCGGCGCCAATGTAGGCATGATCTTCATGCTGGCAGCGGAACAGGAATACGATGAGCTGGACATGGCCGTACGCCTGTTCCAGCGTTCCACTATGCGTTTACGTTATTCCTCTATTCCGGTAGTGGTGGCGCCGCATGCGCTGACGCTCGGCGGCGGCTGCGAAATGGCGTTGCATGCCGATAAAGTACAGGCTGCTGCGGAAACCTACATCGGTCTCGTGGAGCTGGGCGTAGGCCTGATCCCCGGCGGTGGCGGCACCAAAGAAATGACGCTGCGCGCCAGCCTGGAGTTTAAGGAAGGCCGCATCGAGGAAGAACCACTGAAAGATTACTTCATGGCCGTAGCCACCGCAAAAGTGGCCACCTCCGGTTTTGAAGGCTTCGATATGGGCGTGCTCCGCAAAGGACATGACGAAATCACCATGAATGCGTCCCGCCTTATTGCAGACGCCAAACGCAGCGTGATCGCCCTGGCCGACGAAGGTTATACCCGGCCGGTGGAAAGAACGGACATCAAGGTAATGGGCCGCAGCGCGCTGGGCGCCCTGCTTGCCGGCGTATACGCCATGCGCTTTGGTAATTATATCTCCGACCACGACCAGAAAGTGGCCAACAAACTCGCGTATGTAATGTGTGGCGGTGACCTCACCGAACCATCATTCGTCAGCGAACAATACCTGCTCGACCTGGAAAGGGAAGCATTCCTGAGCCTCTGCGGCGAACGCAAAACGCTGGAACGCCTGCAGAGCGTGATCAAAACAGGTAAACCTGTGCGTAACTAA